AGCGCTGCTTCACTTCATCCAGCACTAATTTATACTCTGGATTCTTAGGATCGAGCTTGATCAACTTTTCTAGGGTTGCCTTAGCTCCTGGTAGGTCTTGTAGTTGAAGCTGCACCTGCACTAGCCCTTCTAGGGCGTTGCGATTGTTTGGTTCTCGCTGCAATACCAGTTCGTAGTTAGCCTTGTCGGCTTTGAGTTGGTCACGTGCTGATTGTGCGGCGGTTACGGGGGCTGATGCTGGCTGCTGCAAACCAGCTCGAAACATGGCAATAATGCCAAACAGGGCTGTGCCGCCAAAGGAGGCAATGCCAATAACTGCAAAAATGCTCACTAACCAACGCTGGCGTTTACGACGATCGGCGGCATACTTTTCTAGAGAATTCATACACTTTCAAGGTTTCTTCAGGATTACGTCTCGTCTGCTTGGTAAATTGGGCTGTAACTGCACGTCCTATGGCAGCAGATACAACGAGTTTACCCAAAGACTTGCTAGGTTTGCATCTCAGTCAAGCAAAGTGGTCAGGCAAAGGAGTGTAAGGTTCGACGATGACCAGACAACTGCTACATTCGACCCTGCTGGTTGTGAGTTGGTTCAGCCTGTGCTTGGCCCTGACAGGACGATCGCAAACGTTAGAGCCACTGCCTGCAATTCCGCCAGGAACTATCGAGCCAGTACGGCCACCCTTGCCCTCTCTCCCAGAAGCCATACCGTCAACCTCACCCCATCTCACCATTCCAACTTCACCGTCGGTGCCGTTGTCTCCTCTACCAGCTGTCCGGGTGCGAGTTAAGGATATTGAGGTGCTGGGTAGTACGGTATTCTCTAGGGACGAACTGGCAAAGGTTTTGGCTCCCTTTCAGGATCGGGACGCTAGTTTTGAGGAGTTGTTGGCAATTCGGGCGGCGGTGACAGACCTGTATGTGAGTCGGGGTTATGTTACGTCTGGCGCCTTTTTGCCTGCCCAGCAGATCGATGATGTTAACAATGCCGTAATTCGGATCCAGGTGGTAGAGGGGGAAGTAGAGCAAATTCAACTCCAGGGGCTAACGCGCTTGTCAGAAGCCTATGTGCGCGATCGCCTATCGACAGCCATCCGCACTCCCTTAAATCTCCGCAACTTAGAGGCAGCCCTACAGTTGTTGCAACTGGATCCGCTGATTGCATCGGTGCAAGCAGAACTAGGTGCAGGGCTAACACCAGGGCGCAATGTACTAAAGGTAACGTTGCAGGAGGCTGATCCCTGGACGGGGATTGCTGTTGTACAAAATCGAGAGTCCCCTAGTGTTGGCTCGTTGGGTAGTGGGGTGGTACTGAGCTATGGCAACCTTATGGGTGGCGGCGATCGCCTAAGTGCTGACATCAACCTGACGGCGGGGAGCCAGACGATTGGTGCTGGGTATGAGTTACCAGTGAATGCCCAAGATGGACGGCTCAGTTTTCGCTACACCAACAGCAATAGCAGGATTATAGAACAGCCGTTTAGCCGTTCTGATATCAATAGCCGTACCCAGACAATTTCCGTGGGCTTTCGGCAACCGATCGTCCGTACCCCCAGCAGCGAGATTGGTCTGGGGCTATCTCTTGACTGGCGAGAAAATCAAACTTTTTTGCTCAACGATATTCCCTTTTCTTTCTCCATTGGCCCCGAAAATGGACGGTCTGCTGTCACGGTGCTGCGATTTACCCAAGATTGGGTGAACCGTACTCCTACACAGGTGCTGGCAGCTCGCTCTCAGTTCAGCTTGGGTTTGGGGTTGTTGGGGGCAACGGTTAACAATAGTGGCACTGATGGTCAGTTTATCAGTTGGCTAGGGCAATTTCAGTGGGTGCAAGCGATCAGTGGGGATGCAATTGTGATTACTCGTGTGGCGGCTCAACTCACGGGTGATTCACTGTTGCCGATCGAGCAGTTTGGCATTGGCGGTGTGGATACAGTGCGCGGCTATCGCCAAAACCAACGGGTCGGTGACAGTGGCATCATTGGTTCCATAGAGGTCAGAGTTCCGATCGTCCGTAACGCTGCTGGAGAGAGTGTCTTGCAATTGACTCCCTTCTTCGATATAGGTACAGTTTGGAGTAATCGCAATGAAAACGGTGCCGCCGCTACCCTTGCCAGCATTGGTACTGGACTGCGCTGGCAAATTAACCCTACCATGGCTGCCCGCCTAGACATTGGCATTCCCTTGCTGGATGCCACCAAATTGGGTAACTCCCTGCAAGACAGCGGCATTTATTTTTCTCTTCAGTATCAACCGTTTTAAGCCAGCCCCCACCATGGCACCAGAACCGTTTATGCTGGTCATAGTAGACCCTGCAACTGGTTAGCTTGCCATCAGCAGTGAAATGCTAGCCGTTGCATTGCCCATTCTGATGTGCCCAATTATGATTCCGTCTGAACCATCCATTCCTCCGTCTCAGCAGTTAGTTATCAACGTCAACCGTTGGTTCAAGCGAGAATTGTTACCCGTTTTAGCAGACCTGCGGCTGGCGATCGCCCTGTTACTGGTAATAGCTCTATTCAGCAGCACTGGCACCGTCATTGAGCAGGGACAATCCGCGGCCTTCTATCAAGCTAACTATCCAGAACGTCCGGCATTATTTGGGTTTCTCACCTGGAAGGTAATCCTGAGCTTAGGATTAGATCACGTCTACCGCACATGGTGGTTTTTATCCATACTCATTTTGTTTGGCGCTAGCCTCACTGCTTGCACCTTCACCCGACAATTACCGGCTTTACGCTGGTTTTCGCGCCCATGGAACTTTTATACCCAGCCACGTCAATTTCAGAAATTTGCCCTGAGCGCAGAGTTGCCACAGGTAACCCTAGAGCAAGTGGTGTCGTTGCTCACCCAGCGCCGCTATCGGGTGTTTCAACGAGATAATGCCCTCTATGCTCACCGGGGCATTATAGGGCGAGTAGCACCGATCGTCGTTCATGCCAGCATCATTCTGATTTTAGCGGGGGCTATCTGGGGGGCAATGACGGGCTTCGTTGCCCAGGAAATGGTGCCCAGTGGTAACACTTTTCAGGTCAAAAACATTGTGGATGCTGGCCCTTGGGCGGCTCCTCGATTGCCAAAAGACTGGGGAGTGCGGGTCAACCGCTTTTGGATCGACTACACCCCTGATGGCACGATCGACCAGTTCTATTCGGATTTATCAGTGGTTGATGCGGCTGGGCAAGAGTTAGAGCATAAGGTCATTCACGTCAACGAGCCGATGCGCTATCGGGGAGTGACGTTCTATCAAGCTGACTGGTCAATTGCAGCCGTGAAGGTAAAGGTTAACAACAGCCCTGTCTTCCGGTTGCCGATGGGACAACTAAAGGCCGAGGGAGGCGGGCGCATTTGGGGCACTTGGATTCCTACCAAGCCGGATCTAAGTGCGGGTGTGTCTTTGGTGGCTAAGGATTTGCAAGGGACAATGCTGGTCTATGACAGTGATGGTAATTTGGTCTCGACGGTGCGGGCTGGCATGTCCACGGAAGTGAATGGGGTTACCCTGGCAATCGTGGAACTGATTGGCAGTACGGGTTTGCAGATTAAAGCTGACCCTGGAGTTCCAATTGTGTATGCTGGCTTTGCCTTGCTCATGGTGAGTGTGTTGATGAGCTACGTCTCCCATGCTCAGGTTTGGGCGCTGCAAGTCGGCAATCGGCTTTACATTGGCGGTAAAACCAACCGAGCGATCGTCACCTTTGAGCAAGAAATGTTAGCGATGTTAGCTGCTCTGAGGGTGCAAGATTTATCTCCCTCTGTGGCTCCGGTCAAGCTCTCGTGAATAGCAACAACGCTTGATCAAATGGCCAGTGCCAGTTGCAACTTCCGTTCTGGCCGCGCATGGGCAGGCAAGGGGACAGGGTTTGGTTGACGGGCAGGGCAATAGCGCAAATAGGCGCAGCGATCGCAGTGGTCTCCTGCCTTGGGCTGCCAAGGGCCTGCATCTCGTAGCTCTAGGGCTAAATTTTCTAACACGGTTTGCACACGCTGACGGTGTTCAGCAGTGACATCAAAACAGACCTGTTCCCCCGATCGCAAGTAGATTAGGCTCAAGCGTTTGAGGGAACGTTGATATCGCTGCTCTAGGGCGATGCAATACAACCCTAGTTGCAAATCGACTTCAGCCGGATCTAGCTGTTTAATCTCCCGCCCAGATTTATAGTCGATCAGTTCCAAGCCCTCATCCAGCACATCGATGCGATCGTAACGACCAGAGACTACAAATTCAATGTTGTGGATCAAGAAACTAGCCTGAATCCTACCTTCTACGGCTACGGGTCTGCTGAGGGATGGCCGGGTAGCAATAAAGCGGTCATAATAGCTGTCTAGCATTGCAGCTCCCTCTGCCAACTGGCTAGGGGTGAGTCCTTGGTTATGCTGTTGCCAACAATAGTGGATCCAAGCGCGACTGGGGCGTGAATCTTGATAGTGCCATTGCCCATGCACATGGGCGAGTGCCTGGTGCAGGGCTGTGCCTAGGGCGGCTGAACCAAACATTGCTGCACTGTCTAGATTGCACTCATAGCGAAAGTAAAACGCCTGTGGACAGAGATTATAGA
The sequence above is drawn from the Cyanobacteriota bacterium genome and encodes:
- a CDS encoding tetratricopeptide repeat protein, translated to MNSLEKYAADRRKRQRWLVSIFAVIGIASFGGTALFGIIAMFRAGLQQPASAPVTAAQSARDQLKADKANYELVLQREPNNRNALEGLVQVQLQLQDLPGAKATLEKLIKLDPKNPEYKLVLDEVKQRLEK
- a CDS encoding ShlB/FhaC/HecB family hemolysin secretion/activation protein, whose amino-acid sequence is MTRQLLHSTLLVVSWFSLCLALTGRSQTLEPLPAIPPGTIEPVRPPLPSLPEAIPSTSPHLTIPTSPSVPLSPLPAVRVRVKDIEVLGSTVFSRDELAKVLAPFQDRDASFEELLAIRAAVTDLYVSRGYVTSGAFLPAQQIDDVNNAVIRIQVVEGEVEQIQLQGLTRLSEAYVRDRLSTAIRTPLNLRNLEAALQLLQLDPLIASVQAELGAGLTPGRNVLKVTLQEADPWTGIAVVQNRESPSVGSLGSGVVLSYGNLMGGGDRLSADINLTAGSQTIGAGYELPVNAQDGRLSFRYTNSNSRIIEQPFSRSDINSRTQTISVGFRQPIVRTPSSEIGLGLSLDWRENQTFLLNDIPFSFSIGPENGRSAVTVLRFTQDWVNRTPTQVLAARSQFSLGLGLLGATVNNSGTDGQFISWLGQFQWVQAISGDAIVITRVAAQLTGDSLLPIEQFGIGGVDTVRGYRQNQRVGDSGIIGSIEVRVPIVRNAAGESVLQLTPFFDIGTVWSNRNENGAAATLASIGTGLRWQINPTMAARLDIGIPLLDATKLGNSLQDSGIYFSLQYQPF
- a CDS encoding cytochrome c biogenesis protein; the encoded protein is MIPSEPSIPPSQQLVINVNRWFKRELLPVLADLRLAIALLLVIALFSSTGTVIEQGQSAAFYQANYPERPALFGFLTWKVILSLGLDHVYRTWWFLSILILFGASLTACTFTRQLPALRWFSRPWNFYTQPRQFQKFALSAELPQVTLEQVVSLLTQRRYRVFQRDNALYAHRGIIGRVAPIVVHASIILILAGAIWGAMTGFVAQEMVPSGNTFQVKNIVDAGPWAAPRLPKDWGVRVNRFWIDYTPDGTIDQFYSDLSVVDAAGQELEHKVIHVNEPMRYRGVTFYQADWSIAAVKVKVNNSPVFRLPMGQLKAEGGGRIWGTWIPTKPDLSAGVSLVAKDLQGTMLVYDSDGNLVSTVRAGMSTEVNGVTLAIVELIGSTGLQIKADPGVPIVYAGFALLMVSVLMSYVSHAQVWALQVGNRLYIGGKTNRAIVTFEQEMLAMLAALRVQDLSPSVAPVKLS
- a CDS encoding PD-(D/E)XK nuclease family protein translates to MPYHLSATKLQLYNLCPQAFYFRYECNLDSAAMFGSAALGTALHQALAHVHGQWHYQDSRPSRAWIHYCWQQHNQGLTPSQLAEGAAMLDSYYDRFIATRPSLSRPVAVEGRIQASFLIHNIEFVVSGRYDRIDVLDEGLELIDYKSGREIKQLDPAEVDLQLGLYCIALEQRYQRSLKRLSLIYLRSGEQVCFDVTAEHRQRVQTVLENLALELRDAGPWQPKAGDHCDRCAYLRYCPARQPNPVPLPAHARPERKLQLALAI